The genome window GGTTCTTTGCCCACTTTGATGGACAGAGATTTAGCTTTATTTAAAGCCGATATTATTAACGAATATCTGGACGAGCGTTTTCCGCATCCTCCTTTAATGCCGGTATACCCGGTAGCCCGCGCTAATGCCCGTTTAATGATGCATCGCATCGAAAAAGACTGGTATGGTTTAGCCGAAAAAATTCTGCAGGATGGTCCGGACGCCGCTATAGCCCGTCGCGATTTACGCGAAGGTTTATTGGCTATGGCTCCTTTATTTCAGGAACATCCGTATTTTATGAGCGACGAATACAGTCTGATCGATTGTTATCTCGCAGCTTTACTCTGGCGTTTACCTATGTTTGGCATTGAACTGACTGGTACTGGCAGCAAGTTACTGCAAACTTATATGACCCGTATTTTTGAACGTGACGGTTTTCAGCAGTCTTTAACTGAAGCTGAGCGCGAAATTCGCCGGGGGCGTGGTTACTGATGGATATGACGTCGAATAAGCCTTATTTAATCCGGGCTTTTTATGAATGGATAGTCGATAACAACTTAACTCCTTATCTGGTGGTGAATGCCAGTGTTCAGGGTTGTAAAGTGCCTACCCAGCATATTCAGAATGGTCAGATAGTGCTGAATATTTTGCCTTC of Rheinheimera sp. MM224 contains these proteins:
- the sspA gene encoding stringent starvation protein SspA, with amino-acid sequence MAISANRRAVMTLFSTANDMYCHQVRMVLAEKGVTVDIIQVSTDSLPEDVYEVNPYGSLPTLMDRDLALFKADIINEYLDERFPHPPLMPVYPVARANARLMMHRIEKDWYGLAEKILQDGPDAAIARRDLREGLLAMAPLFQEHPYFMSDEYSLIDCYLAALLWRLPMFGIELTGTGSKLLQTYMTRIFERDGFQQSLTEAEREIRRGRGY